The proteins below are encoded in one region of Castor canadensis chromosome 6, mCasCan1.hap1v2, whole genome shotgun sequence:
- the Basp1 gene encoding brain acid soluble protein 1, giving the protein MGGKLSKKKKGYNVNDEKAKDKDKKAEGAGTEEEGTPKESEPQAAADAAEAKAPAEKADKDAPDAADGQAKVEEKEGEPAAKEEAPKAEAEKSEGAAEEQPEPAQAPAQEAAGPGPGPAAGGEAPKAGEGGAESTAPGAGDGPSKEEGDPKKTEAPAAAPAAQETKSEGAPASDSKPSSAEAAASSKEPPAASEAPSSTAKAQAPAAPAEELKPADAPAATSEQTVALKE; this is encoded by the coding sequence ATGGGAGGCAAGCTGAGCAAGAAGAAGAAGGGCTACAATGTGAACGACGAGAAAGCCAAGGACAAGGACAAGAAGGCTGAAGGCGCGGGCACCGAGGAGGAGGGGACCCCGAAGGAGAGCGAGCCCCAGGCGGCGGCCGACGCGGCGGAGGCCAAGGCGCCGGCGGAGAAGGCGGACAAGGACGCGCCGGACGCGGCCGACGGCCAGGCCaaggtggaggagaaggagggcgAGCCGGCGGCCAAGGAGGAGGCGCCCAAGGCCGAGGCCGAGAAGAGCGAGGGCGCCGCGGAGGAGCAGCCCGAGCCCGCGCAGGCGCCCGCGCAGGAGGCggccggccccggccccggccccgctGCGGGCGGCGAGGCCCCCAAAGCCGGCGAGGGCGGCGCGGAGAGCACGGCGCCCGGCGCGGGGGATGGCCCGAGCAAGGAGGAAGGGGACCCCAAAAAGACTGAGGCTCCCGCAGCAGCTCCTGCCGCCCAGGAAACGAAAAGTGAGGGGGCCCCAGCTTCAGACTCAAAACCTAGCAGCGCCGAGGCCGCCGCCTCCTCCAAGGAGCCCCCCGCAGCCTCGGAAGCGCCCAGTTCCACAGCCAAGGCCCAGGCGCCCGCGGCCCCCGCAGAGGAGCTCAAACCGGCCGACGCCCCGGCAGCCACCTCCGAGCAAACCGTGGCCCTCAAAGAGTGA